In Gemmatimonadetes bacterium T265, one DNA window encodes the following:
- the glgE1 gene encoding alpha-1,4-glucan:maltose-1-phosphate maltosyltransferase 1, producing MTPAVDGGRFAAKRLVGDTVVVSANAFKDGHDKLRARVRYRGPHDGTEWRTAPMRYDDATDRWAGAFTVDAIGTWCFTVEAWTDTFETWRSGLQKKYDAGQDVGLELTEGSRMIDAAARRTRFGAGRRSLEAGARTLGDASADMQARVAAALAPELRAAMAEYAPPADLTAYARELPLLVERERAGFAAWYEFFPRSATNDPAVHGTFRQAEEMLPRIAALGFDVVYLPPIHPIGVTFRKGRNNTLDAGPDDVGSPWAIGGEAGGHTAVHPQLGTIEDFDHFVARAAELGLEVALDYALQCSPDHPWVKEHPEWFRARADGTIAYAENPPKKYQDIYPLDFWTSDREGLWNACRDALLFWAEHGVRTFRVDNPHTKPFAFWEWVIGEVRRTYPDAVFLSEAFTRPNKLLHLAKIGFSQSYGYFTWKTEKWQIEQWLAEFLAPEVTEYHRGNLFPNTPDILHESLVEGGRPMFRQRLVLAGTLSPVWGMYSGFELCENVPVRPGSEEYLDSEKYQIRVRDYARPGNLDFDILRLNGIRRAEPALQRQDNLTFHPISDDRMLFLRKAGREGVDADILVAVNLDPHVTRFAWVDVPIGAMNIGPDEPYEVEDLLTGARYTWRGARNFVRLDPHYEPAHVLRVAPRTPRYRPPAMGVDMDVHGHHVPDPSPTAAVGSTPVA from the coding sequence GTGACCCCCGCCGTCGACGGCGGGCGCTTCGCGGCCAAGCGCCTCGTCGGCGACACGGTCGTCGTCTCCGCGAATGCGTTCAAGGACGGGCACGACAAGCTGCGCGCCCGCGTCCGCTACCGCGGCCCGCACGACGGCACCGAGTGGCGCACGGCGCCGATGCGCTACGACGACGCGACGGACCGCTGGGCCGGCGCGTTCACCGTCGACGCGATCGGCACGTGGTGCTTCACCGTCGAGGCGTGGACCGACACGTTCGAGACCTGGCGCTCGGGGCTGCAGAAGAAGTACGACGCGGGGCAGGACGTCGGGCTCGAGCTGACCGAGGGGAGCCGGATGATCGACGCGGCCGCCCGCCGCACCCGCTTCGGCGCGGGCCGCCGCTCGCTCGAAGCCGGCGCCCGCACGCTCGGCGACGCCTCCGCCGACATGCAGGCACGCGTGGCCGCCGCCCTCGCGCCCGAGCTGCGCGCGGCGATGGCCGAATACGCGCCGCCCGCGGACCTCACCGCCTACGCGCGCGAGTTGCCGCTGCTCGTCGAGCGCGAGCGCGCCGGCTTCGCCGCGTGGTACGAGTTCTTCCCCCGCTCGGCGACCAACGATCCCGCGGTCCACGGCACCTTCCGCCAGGCCGAGGAGATGCTCCCGCGCATCGCCGCGCTCGGCTTCGACGTCGTCTACCTGCCGCCGATCCACCCGATCGGGGTCACGTTCCGCAAGGGCAGGAACAACACGCTCGACGCCGGGCCCGACGACGTCGGCAGCCCGTGGGCGATCGGCGGGGAGGCGGGCGGCCACACCGCCGTGCACCCGCAGTTAGGCACGATCGAGGACTTCGACCACTTCGTCGCGCGCGCCGCGGAGCTGGGGCTTGAGGTGGCGCTCGACTACGCGCTGCAGTGCTCGCCCGACCACCCGTGGGTGAAGGAGCACCCGGAGTGGTTCCGCGCGCGGGCCGACGGCACGATCGCCTACGCGGAGAACCCGCCGAAGAAGTACCAGGACATCTACCCGCTCGACTTCTGGACGTCGGACCGCGAGGGGCTGTGGAACGCCTGCCGCGACGCGCTCCTCTTCTGGGCCGAGCACGGCGTGCGCACGTTCCGCGTCGACAACCCGCACACCAAGCCGTTCGCCTTCTGGGAGTGGGTGATCGGCGAGGTGCGGCGCACTTATCCGGACGCCGTGTTCCTGAGCGAGGCGTTCACCCGGCCTAACAAGCTGCTCCACCTGGCGAAGATCGGCTTCTCGCAGTCGTACGGCTACTTCACCTGGAAGACCGAGAAGTGGCAGATCGAGCAGTGGCTCGCGGAGTTCCTCGCGCCCGAGGTGACGGAGTACCACCGCGGGAACCTCTTCCCGAACACGCCCGACATCCTGCACGAGTCGCTCGTCGAGGGCGGGCGGCCGATGTTCCGGCAGCGGCTGGTGTTGGCGGGGACGTTGAGCCCCGTGTGGGGGATGTACAGCGGCTTCGAGCTGTGCGAGAACGTCCCCGTGCGGCCGGGGAGCGAGGAGTACCTCGACAGCGAGAAGTACCAGATCCGCGTGCGCGACTACGCGCGGCCGGGCAACCTCGACTTCGACATCCTGCGGCTGAACGGCATCCGCCGCGCCGAGCCCGCGCTGCAGCGGCAGGACAACCTCACGTTCCACCCGATCAGCGACGACCGGATGCTCTTCTTGCGCAAGGCGGGGCGCGAGGGCGTGGACGCGGACATCCTCGTCGCGGTGAACCTCGACCCGCACGTGACCCGCTTCGCGTGGGTGGACGTGCCGATCGGGGCCATGAACATCGGACCCGACGAGCCGTACGAGGTCGAGGACCTGCTCACCGGCGCGCGGTACACGTGGCGCGGCGCGCGGAACTTCGTGCGGCTCGACCCGCACTACGAGCCGGCGCACGTGCTGCGCGTGGCGCCGCGCACGCCGCGGTACCGGCCGCCCGCGATGGGCGTAGACATGGACGTGCACGGGCACCACGTGCCGGACCCGTCGCCGACGGCAGCCGTCGGGTCGACGCCGGTGGCGTGA
- a CDS encoding aminoglycoside phosphotransferase gives MSAAPPPNATGLAVPADRLAAYLAGRRWSGARGGELHVLGGGSAGVVFHEPSVQLFVERVRVDGGAPYELLMPLVVRPVTHADVPPAADRLADDGGTAVFDATFDAEFRLRLLDALRGAAAFAGDAVVARAPDPDAIPSVRTSRVGTVEQSNTSIVYDGAIILKLFRRVEVGENPDVEIGRFLTERGFAHVPRLYGTVTLRRAGGEATIAMAQALVPGAEDAWAYAVRAAGDALGGRADAAAYAAEAGRLGAVTRALHDALAGDAAHADFAPEPARLDDVRRWAAGAHAAYDAMHVAADAAGTRLPGAVLDRAGALAPVDAAAAEAGDDAGTAIRHHGDYHLGQVLRAADGRLFVVDFEGEPARPLAERRRKHSPLRDVAGMLRSFAYAAAFAARERATDAAHGAAWERAARDAFVAAYFGPGPAPYLPRARAHADALVRLFELEKLFYELRYELQNRPDWVGIPLAGLARLAAPAL, from the coding sequence GTGAGCGCCGCGCCCCCGCCTAACGCCACCGGACTCGCCGTCCCGGCGGACCGACTCGCCGCGTACCTCGCGGGGCGCCGCTGGTCGGGCGCGCGCGGCGGCGAGTTGCACGTGCTCGGCGGCGGGAGCGCGGGCGTGGTCTTCCACGAGCCGTCGGTGCAGCTGTTCGTGGAACGCGTGCGGGTCGACGGCGGCGCGCCGTACGAGTTGCTCATGCCGCTCGTCGTCCGGCCGGTCACGCACGCGGATGTCCCGCCCGCGGCCGACCGCCTCGCCGACGACGGCGGGACGGCGGTGTTCGACGCGACGTTCGACGCGGAGTTCCGCCTGCGGCTGCTCGACGCGCTGCGGGGTGCGGCCGCGTTCGCGGGCGACGCCGTCGTCGCCCGCGCGCCCGATCCGGATGCGATCCCGTCGGTCCGGACGTCGCGCGTCGGCACGGTCGAGCAGAGCAACACGTCGATCGTGTACGACGGCGCGATCATCCTGAAGCTGTTCCGCCGCGTCGAAGTCGGGGAGAACCCGGACGTCGAGATCGGCCGCTTCCTCACCGAGCGCGGCTTCGCACACGTGCCGCGGCTGTACGGGACCGTCACCCTCCGCCGCGCCGGTGGGGAGGCGACGATCGCGATGGCGCAGGCGCTCGTGCCGGGCGCGGAGGACGCGTGGGCGTACGCGGTGCGCGCCGCCGGCGACGCGTTAGGCGGGCGGGCGGACGCGGCGGCGTACGCGGCCGAGGCGGGGCGGCTCGGCGCGGTGACGCGCGCGCTGCACGACGCGCTGGCGGGCGACGCCGCGCACGCCGACTTCGCCCCCGAGCCGGCGCGCCTCGACGACGTGCGCCGGTGGGCGGCCGGCGCGCACGCCGCGTACGACGCGATGCACGTCGCCGCCGACGCGGCCGGCACGCGCCTCCCCGGGGCGGTGCTCGACCGGGCGGGTGCGCTCGCGCCGGTCGACGCGGCCGCGGCGGAGGCGGGCGACGACGCCGGCACGGCCATCCGGCACCACGGCGACTACCACCTCGGGCAGGTGCTCCGCGCCGCCGACGGCCGGCTGTTCGTCGTCGACTTCGAGGGCGAGCCCGCGCGGCCGCTCGCCGAGCGGCGCCGCAAGCACTCGCCGCTGCGGGACGTCGCGGGGATGCTGCGATCGTTCGCGTACGCGGCGGCGTTCGCGGCGCGCGAGCGGGCGACGGACGCCGCGCATGGTGCCGCGTGGGAGCGCGCCGCGCGCGACGCCTTCGTCGCGGCCTACTTCGGGCCCGGTCCCGCACCCTACCTTCCTCGGGCCCGGGCGCACGCGGACGCGCT